In Hwangdonia lutea, a single window of DNA contains:
- the scpA gene encoding methylmalonyl-CoA mutase: MSRKNLQHITIKSAIKSQKPIAKSSFVTAEGIPVKSTYSKDDLQQIEHLNFVAGIAPNLRGPYSTMYVRRPWTIRQYAGFSTAEESNAFYRRNLEAGQKGLSVAFDLATHRGYDSNHERVVGDVGKAGVAIDSVEDMKVLFDQIPLDKMSVSMTMNGAVLPIMAFYIVAAEEQGVKPEQLAGTIQNDILKEFMVRNTYIYPPTPSMKIISDIFEYTSKNMPKFNSISISGYHMQEAGATCDIELAYTLADGLEYIRKGLDAGMDIDTFAPRLSFFWAIGMNHFMEIAKMRAARMLWAKLVKQFHPKNEKSLALRTHCQTSGWSLTEQDPFNNVARTTIEAAAAAFGGTQSLHTNALDEAIALPTDFSARIARNTQIFLQEETKITKTVDPWAGSFYVEKLTHDIAHKAWTLIEEVEALGGMTKAIEAGIPKMRIEQAAARKQARIDSGQDIIVGVNKYRLQEEAPIQTLVVDNQTVRNQQIDSLDKIKAERNNDKVKKALSKLTEAAKAWSNSNNSKKETTSSVSKGSRFHGNLLALAVEAARERATLGEISDALEDVFGRYKAQIKSFSGVYSKEVKNDNSFNKAKELADIFAEQDGRRPRIMIAKMGQDGHDRGAKVVATGYADVGFDVDIGPLFQTPQEAAKQAVENDVHILGVSSLAAGHKTLVPQVIEALKDYGRDDIMVIVGGVIPKQDYQYLFDAGAVAVFGPGTKISDAAIKILEILID, translated from the coding sequence ATGTCTAGAAAAAACCTTCAACATATAACCATTAAGTCAGCTATTAAAAGCCAAAAGCCAATAGCAAAAAGCTCGTTTGTAACTGCAGAAGGCATTCCTGTAAAATCAACCTATTCAAAAGATGATTTACAACAGATTGAGCATCTTAATTTTGTTGCGGGCATAGCGCCAAATCTCCGCGGCCCCTACAGTACGATGTATGTACGCAGACCTTGGACGATTCGCCAATATGCAGGTTTTTCGACTGCCGAAGAAAGCAATGCCTTTTACAGACGTAATTTAGAGGCCGGACAAAAAGGGTTGTCGGTGGCATTCGATTTAGCAACGCATCGCGGTTACGATTCCAACCATGAACGTGTGGTTGGCGACGTTGGAAAAGCTGGCGTTGCGATTGATTCGGTGGAAGATATGAAAGTGCTTTTCGACCAAATTCCGTTGGATAAAATGTCCGTTTCAATGACCATGAATGGCGCCGTATTGCCCATTATGGCATTTTACATTGTTGCCGCCGAAGAACAAGGCGTAAAACCAGAACAATTAGCAGGCACCATTCAAAATGATATTTTAAAGGAATTTATGGTGCGCAACACGTACATTTATCCGCCAACGCCCTCAATGAAAATCATTTCTGATATTTTTGAGTATACCAGTAAAAATATGCCAAAATTTAACAGCATCAGTATTTCTGGCTATCACATGCAAGAAGCCGGTGCCACCTGCGATATCGAACTCGCTTACACCTTGGCCGATGGCTTGGAATATATTAGAAAAGGATTGGATGCAGGCATGGACATCGATACCTTTGCCCCGCGCCTATCTTTCTTTTGGGCGATTGGCATGAATCATTTTATGGAAATTGCCAAAATGCGAGCAGCTAGAATGTTGTGGGCTAAATTGGTAAAACAATTCCATCCGAAGAATGAAAAATCACTGGCCTTACGCACCCATTGCCAAACATCTGGTTGGAGTTTAACCGAACAAGACCCATTTAATAATGTAGCCCGAACCACTATTGAAGCGGCTGCGGCAGCTTTTGGCGGTACGCAAAGTTTACACACCAATGCTCTGGATGAGGCCATTGCTTTACCAACCGATTTTTCGGCACGTATTGCCAGAAACACACAAATATTTTTACAAGAGGAAACTAAGATCACTAAAACCGTCGACCCTTGGGCGGGTAGCTTTTATGTTGAAAAACTAACGCACGACATTGCCCACAAAGCATGGACTTTAATTGAAGAAGTGGAAGCCTTGGGCGGTATGACCAAAGCCATTGAAGCGGGCATTCCTAAAATGAGAATCGAGCAAGCGGCGGCACGTAAACAAGCCCGCATCGATTCAGGACAGGATATTATTGTTGGGGTTAACAAATACAGACTCCAGGAAGAAGCGCCCATACAAACCTTAGTAGTTGACAACCAAACGGTTCGTAATCAGCAGATTGATAGTTTAGATAAGATAAAAGCCGAAAGAAATAACGATAAAGTAAAAAAGGCTTTATCAAAATTAACAGAAGCTGCAAAAGCATGGTCTAACTCAAATAACAGTAAAAAAGAAACCACAAGTTCTGTTTCAAAAGGTTCCCGTTTTCATGGGAATTTGTTAGCTTTAGCTGTTGAAGCAGCCCGTGAACGCGCTACTTTAGGCGAAATTAGTGATGCTTTAGAAGATGTTTTCGGGCGTTACAAAGCACAAATAAAATCCTTTTCCGGTGTGTATAGCAAAGAAGTAAAAAACGATAATAGCTTTAATAAAGCAAAAGAATTAGCCGATATTTTTGCCGAACAAGATGGACGACGACCCCGCATAATGATTGCAAAAATGGGACAAGACGGTCACGACCGTGGTGCCAAAGTAGTCGCCACCGGTTATGCCGATGTGGGATTTGATGTGGATATTGGTCCGCTTTTTCAAACGCCACAAGAAGCAGCTAAACAAGCCGTGGAGAACGATGTACATATTTTAGGCGTGTCCTCGCTTGCAGCAGGACACAAAACATTGGTGCCGCAAGTTATTGAAGCTTTAAAAGATTACGGTCGCGACGATATTATGGTTATTGTTGGCGGCGTAATTCCCAAACAAGATTACCAATATCTATTTGATGCTGGCGCTGTGGCTGTATTTGGCCCAGGCACAAAAATTAGCGATGCCGCGATAAAGATTTTGGAGATTTTGATTGATTAG